The genomic DNA GTGTTCTGCTCTTTCATCGTTGCGAGTATGACCCTTCTCAAAATGATCAGCTTGCCTGCCACCGATCGGGTCCACAACGTGAAACTCTTCACCTGGATAAAGGCCGGGACATTCCAGGCAGACATCGCCTTCTTGATTGATCCCCTCTCCTGCATAATGCTCATGGTGGTAACAGGCGTAGGCTTTTTGATCCATGTCTACTCCATCGGCTACATGCACGGTGAAGAAGGGTTCTACAGATTTTTCGCCTATCTTAATCTGTTCACCTTCTCCATGCTTCTGCTTGTTATGGGAAATAACCTCCTGCTTATGTTCGTCGGCTGGGAGGGTGTCGGGCTTTGTTCATACCTTCTTATCGGTTACTATTTCCATAAAAAATCAGCCGGAGATGCGGGCAAGAAGGCTTTCGTTATGAACCGGGTGGGAGACTTCGGTTTCCTTCTCGGTCTGTTCACGCTCTTCTGGTATTTGGGACAGAATCACGGTATATGGACTATCGAATTCACCGAACTGGGTAAGCATGCCGCACTTCTGCCTGTCGGTGGAGTCGTTACGGTTGTAACCCTATTCTTCTTCCTTGGCGCTACCGGTAAATCAGCTCAGATTCCGCTTTATACATGGTTGCCCGACGCTATGGAAGGTCCCACTCCTGTTTCTGCTCTCATTCACGCTGCAACCATGGTTACCGCCGGTGTATACATGATCGGCCGGATGAACTTCCTCTTCATCAAAGCACCTGAGACCATGGTGGTCGTTGCTGTCGTCGGCGCCTGTACGGCATTTTTTGCAGCCACCATTGGTACCGCCCAGAACGATATCAAGCGTGTTCTTGCCTACTCTACTGTTTCTCAGCTCGGGTACATGTTCCTTGCGATGGGTGTTGGAGCATTCGCTGCTGGTATCTTCCACCTCATGACTCATGCGTTCTTCAAAGCATGCCTCTTCCTCGGGTCTGGTGCAGTCATCCATTCAATGCACCATGCGCTGCATCACGCACACTCGCATGATGATCCGCAGGACATGCGGAACATGGGCGGGCTCAAGTCAAAGATGCCGATGACATTCCTCACGTTCCTTCTTGCTACCATCGCTATTGCAGGTATTCCTGGATTCTCCGGCTTCTTTAGCAAGGATGAGATCCTCTGGCAGGCTTTTGCAAATCCGCATCACGGTCAGCTGAATTTCGTACTCTGGGGGCTGGGAGCAGTTGCTGCCGGTATGACTGCTTTTTACATGTTCCGTCTCGTATTCATGACCTTTTTCGGTGAGTGCCGGATCAACCCCAAAGCCAAGGACCACCTGCACGAGTCACCAATGGTTATAGTTTTCCCGCTCATAGTGCTGGCGATCCTCTCCGTCATCGGCGGGTATATCGGTGTACCCAAAATCCTGGGAGACGTCCTCGGGGGAATTCCCAATTACTTCGAGCATTGGCTTGCTCCTGTATTTGCGTTTTCCACCGAATATGTCAGTGCCCATGCCCATGGTGCTCACCCGAGCCATGCAGTGGAGTGGGGGCTCATGGGGCTGTCCGTTGTCATTGCCGTAGTTGGTATTGCAATCGCCTTTGCTCTCTACGTGATGAGTCCCTCTATCCCTGCGAAGTTCACAGCTGCTTTCCCAGGACTCTACAGAGCGGTGTACAACAAGTGGTACATCGACGAGCTGTATGATTTCGTGTTTGTGAACCCCTGCAAGTCTTTCGGTAATTTCCTCTGGAAAGGCTTCGACGTTGTGGTAATAGATGGGATCGTGGACGGCGTCGGCAAGTTCGTCATGGCTGTCAGTGCGGCCATCAAGAGCCTGCAGTCTGGCTATGTCCACAACTATGCTATGAGCATGGCCCTCGGTGCAGTTGTAATCGTAGCGTTTTACATATTCCGATAACGCTGTCTGTACTCTCTTGAAATAGTTTAAAAAGGAGCAGATTCAATGAATGAGACCATCATAAGCCTGATGACATTTCTACCCCTCCTCGGGGTCCTGTTGCTGTTGTTCGTCCCCAAGAACAGTCACGGGCTGCTGAGGGGTCTGGCTCTAGCCATTACGGCGGTTACCTTTGTCGTTTCCCTTCCCTTGGTTACCGGCTTTGTTTCAAATGCTGAATATCAATTCGTTCAGAACGTTCCCTGGATTCAGGCAGGGCCTTTCAAGATGAACTACCACGTCGGCATTGACGGCATCAGCTTGTGGCTCGTCATACTTACGACCTTTATCATGCCGATTGCCGTTCTTTCGACCTGGACTGCGGTTGAGACCAAGGTCAAAGAATACATGATCTGTCTCTTGCTCCTTGAAGTTGGTATGCTCGGCGCTTTTGTGTCTCTTGACCTTTTCCTCTTCTACATTTTCTGGGAACTCATGCTCATCCCCATGTACTTCATCATTGGCATCTGGGGTGGCAAGCAAAAAATTTATGCCGCAGTCAAGTTCTTCATCTACACTATGGCCGGCTCCGTACTCATGCTGGTCGCTATCATCGCACTGTATTTCATGGGGCTTCAGGCCGGTCTAACCGACTTCACCATCGCCAATTTCTACACGTTGCCTATTGATCCTTCGATTCAGGTTTGGATGTTTTTGGCATTTGCCTTCGCCTTCGCGATCAAGGTTCCGCTCTTTCCTGTTCACACATGGTTGCCGCTCGCTCACACTGAGGCTCCTACCGCTGGATCGGTCATTCTTGCAGCTATTCTTCTTAAAATGGGAACCTATGGCTACGTAAGATTCGCCATGCCTCTGTTCCCGGATGCGGCCGAGAGATTTACTCCGCTCATTGCCACTCTTGCTGTAATCGGTATTATCTATGCCGCTCTTGTAGCAATGGTGCAGGACGACGTAAAAAAACTCGTGGCTTACTCGTCGGTCGCTCATCTCGGTTTCGTCATGCTGGGTATATTTGCCCTCAACCAGCAGGGTGTCGCCGGAGGAATGCTTCAGATGCTGAATCACGGTATTTCTACCGGTGCACTCTTCCTTATAGTTGGCTTCATTTATGAACGTCGCCATACAAGGCTTATCGCGGATTTCGGTGGATTGTCGAAACAAATGCCGATATTTGCGACAATATTCATGATCGTAACCCTTTCGTCCATTGGCCTTCCCGGCACCAACGGTTTTGTGGGAGAATTCCTCGTCTTGATAGGTGCGTACGAAAGTAACCTGCGATGGTATGCCATCATAGCGACAAGCGGTGTTATTCTTTCGGCTGTCTACATGTTGTGGATGTTTCAGCGTGTCATGTTCGGTGAACTTAATAACCCAAAAAACCAGAAGCTGACCGACCTCAACAGCAGGGAAATAGCCATAATGGTTCCTCTGCTCGTCCTCATCTTTGTTATGGGAGTGTATCCGAACCCGTTCATAGATCGGATGGCTCCTTCAATTGATAAGATGATCCAGCAGAGCAAGGCGAAGAAAGTTGCACTTGTAGCGCCTCCTGCTACCCCTGCTCCGCAGGAAATTCCGGCGGTACAGCCTTTAGAGCATAAGTAGACTTTTTCAGAATAGCCACTGGAGGAATTAGATGGAAACATTTGCGATGCCTGCCATAAACTTCGCTGCGGTCATGCCCGAGACGATCCTTTCCGTCTTCGCCATGATTCTGCTGCTGATCAACGTCTTCGTCCCGAGCGAGCAGAAAGCTTATCTCGGCTATTTAAGCCTCATCGGCATCGTCATTTCTTTTTACTCCGTCGTAAGCGGCTGGGGTAACCCACAACAGGGCTTTAACGGAGCAGTACTTCAGGATAATTTCGCCTTGTTTTTTAAAGGTATCGTTCTGATATCCGGTGCACTCTCCATTCTAATCAGTGACCAGTACATGAAGCGTGAAGAGTGCAATTGGGGCGAGCTTTACCCACTGGTTCTTCTTTCCACGGCAGGTATGATGCTAATGGCATCTGGTACCGACCTCATGACGATCTTCCTGGGCCTTGAAGTTCTGTCGGTCTCCCTCTATGTTCTTGCTGGATTTAATAGAAACAGCTTGAGATCCAACGAGGCTGGCCTGAAGTACTTCCTTCTGGGCGCCTTTTCGACAGGATTCCTTCTCTATGGTATGGCTCTCACCTATGGAGCAACCGGAACTACCAAGATTGCCAACATTGCATCATTCATAGCTCAGAATGCCGGAGTCACAGCCAACCCGATGCTTCTCGTGGGGATGCTTTTGATGGCAGTAGGTTTCTCTTTCAAAATAGCAGCAGCACCCTTTCATATGTGGACACCCGACGTATATGAGGGTGCTCCTACTCCGATGACTGCTTTCATGTCGGTTGGACCGAAGGCTGCGGGCTTTGCCGCTTTCGTAAGGGTATTCGTTGTAGCGCTCCCTTCGTTTCGTGCAGATTGGACGGATTTACTCTGGATTCTGGCTGTTCTTACCATGACCGTAGGTAATATCACTGCTCTTTATCAGAACAACATCAAGCGAGTTCTTGCTTATTCTTCTATAGCACATGCAGGTTATGTTCTTGTCGGATTCGTCGCTGGTAACGCTGTGGGCACCGCAGGTATTATGTTTTACATGCTTACGTACGCGTTTATGAACATCGGTGCTTTCGCAATCATAGTATTGGTCGGAAAAAAGGGAGAACCGAACAACAATGTCAGCGACTACACCGGATTCGGTTTCAAGCATCCCGTGCTAGCTGTCTGCATGTCAATATTCCTTTTTTCTCTCGCCGGTATCCCCCCCGCAGCCGGCTTTGTCGGCAAATTCTACCTGTTCTCAGGTGCAATTCAGGCCGGCTACATCTGGCTTGCAGTCATCGGGGTTCTTAATAGCGCCGCCTCGGTTTATTACTACTTGCGCATCATGGTGTTCATGTACATGAAAGAGCCCGAGGAAGAATTCGATTGGCTTCAGGTTACTCCGGGAATAGCCCTATGCTTGATTGTTGCCGTTATCGGGGTTCTTGTTCCCGGTGTTATTCCTTCATTCTTGCTGGAGCTGGCCCAGAAGGCAGCATTGCTTTAAGCACATAGAAGCCGTAGTTAAGGTGGCCCTTCCGGAGATTCCAGAAGGGCCATATTTTTTGATGGGTCAGGCAATATCCAGCAAATTGTATGGAAAATTTCGAACAGGCGGCAGCTGAGAGGGGTAAGGACTCCTATCATGGCATGGTGTATTGCTATCCTGATTATTTTGTTTTCTCCTGATCTCTCTTCGGCAGTCGATTATTCTGAAAAGACTTCGGGAAGAAAAGACTATGATATAGCCCTCGAGTGGAGGGCATGGCAGGAACCTTCCCGCATAGCCGTTATCGGGACAGTGTCATCCGGACTTGCGTTATACATCCTAGGTGTTGAATTAAGAGCCCGCGTTATCGATGCCGCCCATGCTGAGGTAGCGAAAGCGGTTTTTGCGTTTCCTCCCCCCAGTGACCCCGCATATTTTTCCATGCCGTATGGAATGGCTCTTCCGGCATATGGTCGAAAAGCTGAAAGAATCGACCTTCTATTCCTTTACGAGATTCCATTTTCAGAAGACACCTCGATAATTTCGTTCAGGACCATCTCAATCAAATTTCCTTGACCCCATTTTGCCTGAGAATTTCTTCCCCGCTGCGCTCCAGCAGCGTGTTTCTCTCAAAGATTACGACTTGATTTTCGCCAGTTTCTGCCGATTAGTCTAAGACGGTACTAGCGAAACTTGAGAAACAATGAGGGAACTATGAAAAAAATAATTGGATGGGGAGGAGTGATCCTGCTTTTATTGTCGCAGCAGACAGTGCTTATTGATCAGGGTGTCAGCGGGGCTATATTTTTCCTTGGACTCAGTATGTGTCTTTGTGTCCTGTGCATGGCTACCTTGCCTATTATTATGCAAATAGTCACTGAAAACAGCCGTGATCATTACATCAGATTGTATGAACAATACATTGAGAAAAGGCAGGAAGCTATAAAAAGACTGGAGGAGGAGTTACTACAGAAGAGAAGAAAGTAAAAAATCATTATTATTTTAACAAGGTCCTATTAGCCCATTTTACTGCATCGAGCTGAGCGTTAGAGCATTCTGCGCGTGACAGTGACAGCTCCTCTAGAAGCTTATCAAGTTCTTCGGTGCGTGACTGTTCGAGGTGCTCAGAAACTATAAGTAACTGACCGAGAACTCCTGTGCGATGGAGAAGAGCATCGCGCATTTCATCTGCAATGTTACACTGCCCCACAACTTCTTCCATCCGCACATTCAGAAGGACATCTATGAGAGAGAGAACGCCTGTCATGAATGCTCTGTCCGCAGAGTCCTTGTCCCTTCCCCACGCAGGTATTGCCCTTACGATATTTTCCATGAATTTTCCACGGACTGCCGCCAATTCCATAAGAGGGCTAGCAAATATGCCCTTATTGCTGTTGAGTGCATAAAGGCAGAGCATTAGCCAGCGCTTGAGATGATCCCGCCCAAGTATGGCCAAAGCGTGCCGCACTGTTTTGATCTTCCCCCGCATGCCAAGGTACACTGAGTTGACTAGGCGAAGAAGATTATAAATCAGCTCAGGGTGCTGCTTGAAAGTTTCTTCTATTTCGGACGAATCGGCATCCGCCAATACCTGGTCCATAAGGCGCATCAGTGTGAGTGTGGCGGTATCCAGAGTTCTTTGCTGAATCACTGTGGGCTTCGCAAAAAAATATCCTTGGAACATCTGAAAGCCAACGTTACGGCAGAAGCTGAGCTGCTCGTGTGTTTCAACCTTTTCCGCTAACAGCGTCAAAGGCCACTCACGCCATTTTTCAAGCATCCCTATGATCTGGTTAGAGGGAGATTTCAGGAGATCTACCTTTATTATATCTACCAGCTCGTAAAGAGGTTCGAATTCAGGATCATAGACATGATCATCGAGGGCAAGGGTGAAGCCCTTACGTTTTAATTCCCTGCATCTTGAAACTACTATGGGAGTAGGTCTTATTGATTCCAGTAGCTCTATTACAACCTGCTCTTTAGGCAACAGATCAAGAACATCAGCCATCAGGATTTGCTGGGTCAGGTTGATATATCCCTTTTTCTTTCCTAGAGCGTCTGAAAGGCCGAAATCAGAAAGAGTATGGACTATGACGTGTGCACATGCTTGGACTTCGTCTGTTACATCGGCAGAGAGAGAATCCGAAGAACGGAACAGAAGCTCGTATGCAACCAGATTTAGTTCAGCATCGAGAATCGGCTGACGGCCAAGAAAGAGGTTGTTGGAAAAATCGTGGGCTTTCATTGGACTCTGGCAAGGACAGATGAGGTGGTGGTTGTGTTTCTCTTCGGCGGCGATCGGCAAAAGTTAAGCTGCCCAACCGTCATGGTGGGCAGCTCATGTTCCGGCACCTGCAGTGACCTTTGGAGGCCCTTGTCTGAATGGCCAACATTGAGTCAGAGACTCCTATCCTTTTGCATGCTCCGCCGGCTTGGGCAGGTCGTGTAGAGGTTCATGTGAACCATGATCCTCGATTTTTTCCCACCCCGTCCACATGGGGACAAAATGCGCGAACGGTGTGTGGCCCAGTGTCGCAAGATATATGTGAGTGAAGAGAAAGGCGCAGAGTGAGCAGGCCAATAAGAAATGCATTCCTACGAGGATTTTCAAGCCGCCAAGCATTATAAGGACTTCACGCAAGGGTGCTATGTTCATCAGAAATATGCCCGTAAGGCTGACAAGCGGCACCAGGACAAACATTATGGCAAGGTAAGCAGACTTCTGCATGGGATTAAATTTATTGTCGGGTGTTGGGTGATGCGGGCTGGGCTTTCCGCGAAAATAGTTGAAGAAGTAATAAAATGCCTGTCTCAGAATCCCAGTCTGAAGATCTTCTTTCTTGGGGAAGTAGAGTTGCGCCATCGTCCCGGCTATCATGGTGTAATAAAAGAACCAAAGAGAGAAGGAAAGGGATACTACGATCCCGGCCGTGTTGTGAAGGCGAATAGCTGCTTTGTACGAACCAAAGATGTTGATGAATTCAGGGTATCGGATCTGTGCTCCGGTAATACAAAGAGTTACTATCCCAAGGGCGTTTAGCCAGTGCCATATCCTTACTGGAGTAGGTTGCAGATATATCATGTTGTTGTTTGTCGTGTCGCTCATATCAGTGCCCCTTTCCCATTCTGTTTTTTCGTGTCAGGAATCTCAGAGAGCCATGGCCAATCGGCATTATGAGCCCGCCTGCTATGATGAGCAGGCCTATTTTGTCTAAGGTAGGATTGCGCGTAGAGCCTAGCATATAAAAATCCGGGGTTCCATTCATGGCGTCCAGCACGGCACCTTTTTCAACGGCAGCCCGAGCAAACGTTCCATTGGGCTTGGGCAGCGCTACATAGCTGGTTTGCATTGCTTCGGGGCCTGATGCGTGGCAGAACGAGCAATCCCAGCGGTTGCTGAGAACCTGGAAGTTGTGCGTCACTTTTTCCGGCGTCATCATCCCCTGAAGACGTACGTTATCGTGGCCGGGACTGCTGTTGAATAACTTCAGCTCGGCTAGAGAAATGTAGCTATCGTTGTTGACATCTATCAGGGAACGGATGTCCTGTTCTCCCGCGAGTTTTTTGAGCTCTTCATAAGTGGCAGTTTTAAAATCACCGTAGCGTCCGCCTCCCACGTCACGTTTTACGATGTACATAGTTATCACATAATTTTCAGAGCCAGAATGGCAGGTGATGCAGGGAAGGGAATCAATATGGAGTTCGGCCTGAGGCAGCCACTCGGAATGTTTACTGATCATCTCATTGCTCTTGTGGCAATTCCCGCACATAAGATTCATGTCATGACCTGAGACCTCAGTAGGAGAGTGTGCTGTGTGAGGGTTATGGCAGTCTCCGCAGGCAGCATTTCTTGCGTGTACGCTCTTGCTGTACTCTTCCATTACATCGGAGTGACAGTTGGAGCAGTTGGTAGTTGCGAATACTTTCATGCCATCATCAGGATGACCGGCAGTGACAGCGTCATGACAGGTACGGCACCCGAAGTTGGCATCTCCTATCCGGGCGTGGGCGGTATGTTGATATCTGACAGGGTCAATGAATCGGGAATTATCCACTTTCTCCTTGCTGCCGTGACATGTCAGGCAGCCTTTGGAGCTTGCTAGTGCCTGTGGACCCGGAGCAATGAGGACTGCAGCAAGGATAATCATCAGTATAAGGTGAAAGTTAGTTGGGTTCACGTTAGGTACCTCCGGAAGATAATATTAAACTAGCCTTTTTCCTTTACTTCCTTTCGCTGCAGTGACGGCTTGTGTGCCCGAAGGCTTCGAAACACTGGTACCAGTTGGCCTACGACAATGAGGGCGCAGAAAGCAATAAACACCCACACTATAAAATCGCTATTGTCTTCCCGTGCCCCTGCTGCTGCAAAGGCAGGGTGTGCCCATGCTATTACCGATATTAACGGGGTGATAAGCGCGTGTTTTCTCATTGGCAGTCTCCTTTGATAGTAAGATGATGTTACTTTTGCTCGTGAGTTTTTTTGGTGTTGGCAAATGCGCAGCCGACTGCTTGGCGGATTTCCTCTTTGTCCTCAGGAGTCGACGGTTTAAGTGCGTGGTAGAAAATACCTTCGCGCCGGATTTTTCGGACTACGGGAAGTGAAGCTTCATCGGAGACAAGGATGATGGCGAGTTTTCTGTTACATTTTTTAAGAAGATGGATCAGATCGGCCGATGATACCTTGTTGTCAAAATCATTGCCGAGCAGCACTACCGGGGTCTGCTTTTCAAGGATATTGCAGAGAACATGAACTGCCGAGTCTGTGGTCTCCACCTGGTAACCAGCTTCGGTAAAAATCTCGGCCACTTCCTTCCTGACATCAGTATCTCTGTCCGCTATTAAAATGCCTCTATCATCGTTTTTCACCTCATTGTAGTGCGTCATTTCCGTACCTCCTCTTGCGTATCCTGCTTTTTGGACACTGATGCGATTCCTCTTATCATGGCGCCGAAAAGCATAAGCCCGGGGATAACCTGCACCGCAATGATGGCTCCCACAAAGAAAAGAAAAGCTTTCACCATAAATCCGTCTCCGTGTGACACTTGATTTATGCCCAAGATGAAGACAGTCCCTAGAATGATGAGGCTGCTGATGAGTACGATTGTGATTCTTGATTTGTTAGCAGATGGTATGACTTTCATGGAAGTCTCCTTTCGCTCCTTAGTCTTCGAGGATTCTGCCTGTGGCGGTCAGTGGCCAGAGGGAGGCCTTCCGCATCAACTCCTTCTTCCAGCATATGGCTGCTTTGTAATAGGCCGAAATCTGGTAGTGTTCGAGCAGGAGAACGGCCACTCCGGCTGAAAATACAAAAAGAAAGGTTGAGGGAAGACTGCTGGAAAGCAGGTAGAAAATATAAAAGGCACTGCGGTGGGCGAGTTGTTCGTACTTCCTTCCGGGTTGCACATCATTGAGTAGCCTGCCTGCAACAATAATTAATCCGGAGATGGTCGAAACACCCAAAATGATATGAATCAGGTAAGGGGCGGGAGGTGCCCCTATGATCTCTCTGACATGCTCTGGGAAAAGGTCCAGCACAGCAATGTCCTTGATGAGCAGGAAAAGAATGCTGATGAGCAGGAATGCCGCCAGGTTCCATAATCCCCGCCTGGAGCTCGCGTACAGGGAGTCGATCTCTCGCTGGATATCTGGAATGAGGTTGTGGTGTTTACATGCCGAGGTACAGGGGGTCCTGAGGTCACTCTGTTTAAGTTGCTTAATGGCTTGTTCTAACATATCAGTATCCCCCTTAGCTATGGGTTTAAATTAGAGTCTGCACATATAAAAGCAACCTTGATACCAAGCGGCAGCATGAGATAATAAAAGCGCCCTAAAAAAATAAACACTCGAAATTAAGGCTATTTACGGGTATGAGAATTATTGTTGTAACAACCGAGTGCGGACTGAGGGAGATAAAAATTCTCACAAAACGAGAAATTTACTACCGGACAGTAAGAGAAGAGTTGTAAGGAAATAAATAGGTGGGGAGATGCAGCTTAAAAGATGTAGGCATCATTACCTGCAGCCATTTGGGAAGCGCTGCGTTCAGGTATTCAGCGGTATCTCAAGCCGTTGCGGCTTGACAAAGTGGAGTAGGCGCATACGCTTTCCCTGTCCTTGTAGCACGGCTGTCTTTGGACCCAGATAAAAGTATTCTCACAGTTGATTTAGACCTTCCTTTCCAGGACATCTACAGTGTATGTCGCTCCGTTAAAAGGTGGGGGCGCAAATGAAAATTCTTATTTTGGGAACCGGAAATACCTTAATGGGAGACGACGGTGTTGGTGTACACGTGGTTCAGCAGCTGCAGCAGAGGTACGATTTCCCTTCTGAAGTAAGGCTGTTGGCTGGCGGTGTCCTCGGCCTCGATCTGCTCTCTTATCTGCAGGGGATAACCCACCTGTTGGTCGTAGACGCCGTGGACGCCGGTAAAGCTCCGGGGGCGTTCACTCGACTCACAGGGGATGAAATCCCACCTACATTTACTAAATTGCTCTCTCCCCATCAGATGGGGCTTCAGGACCTTCTGGACGTCAATATTCTTCAGGGAAAATCCCCTCCTTCGGTGGTCCTTTGGGGAATCCAGCCAGCCTCTCTCGACATTTCACTGGGCCTTTCCCCTTCTGTCGCTTCCCGGATAGAACTGATGGAGTATCTCATATTAGCCGAACTTGAAGAGTGGGGAGTTACTGCTATGCCGCAGGCAGATGTTGTATGACTTCAGTTGGGATGAGAGTCCAATATTTTTCGCAGTTCCGAGGCATAATCGCGGTATTCCTTTGTCGCGTAGAAAGCAGCAGCCTTTTCGATAATCCTGCGATCACCAAAACGAACCAGCGATTCCGGGTTTTTGATAGCGGCTTTTCTTCCGCTTTCAAAGAACTTAAGAGCAGATGCCTCATCTTTCATGAGGAGGAAGGTGTCCGCGATATAAAAATCGACGGGAAAGCTGCCGTAGCAATCACGGAAGAACTTGAAATATTTTATGGCGTCCTCATACCGCCCAGAGTCCTTGAGTGCCATGGCAAGTCTGAACTGGCCGTGATCCATTCCGGTGCAGAGGTCGTAACCGCGGGTAAAGAATCTTTCTGCGACCCCGAGCTTTCCCTGATCCAGAAGGGTTATGCCGATTTCCGGGAGCCCATAGCAGTAAGACTTCTCCGACATGCAGGCTTTTTCAGCATACCGGAATGAGTCTTTGGTCAGCCCTAGTCCCCCTGAAGCGCGGGCAGCATAAATGAACAGCGTAGGGTCTGCCCCTTCCCGGGCAATAAGCGGCGAGACTTCATCAAGAACCTCCCGGTAACGCTCCATAATAAAAAGGAGGTCTATCCGCTGAAGGAAAGTGTACCTTGGTGGAAGCTCTTTCTGCGCTATGATCGAGGGATTGCGCAGGATGTCGATGACCAGTTCGCCTATCCAGCGGTAGCCGGTAGAAAGAAACCCTCCGTTGACAGAAAAGGCGACGGTTGCATCCCGGATCTGGAGTTCTTTTCCCGCCAACGTTTTAAAAGTTTCTCGAACCGCATTGATGATCCGCAGGTTCTTATTCCCTATGAGCTGAGGAAAATAATCGGTGTCGAAACTTAACAAAACCGGCTCGTCCAGTTGCGGCAGGTTAGCCGCATCACAGATGGTGATGGGGATGCCGTCGGTCGTGCCGGCGAAGCATGCACCCTTCCGGCTGAAGGTGACAATATCTTCATCGGGAAATCCATAGCTTCTGAGGAGAGCGGTCAGGGTGCTCCCGTCATTGGAAAAGATTCCGTACGTATTCGGAATGACCCAATAAACACTGCTCAATACTTCTAATTTGGCTGCTGCATGAATGAAGTCGGCATTGGTCACTGGCGGACCTGCGTCATCGGTATTTTTGCACGCCTGCTTGCTTTCTTTCCCCTGACAGAGTGCCTTCAATACAGCAATATGCTCAGTAGAAACCTTTTTTAGGTCGTCGTGTGCATCTATATTCACAAGCACCGCATTTCGAACTCCTTCCGAAACCCAGTGCTGCAGCGCATCCCTGTGGTCTTCCAGAATCGTCACTTCGAGTGGGTCTGCCCCCAGAATTGGATAAGCCGGTGCCGTTACCTTTCTGAGGAAGAAGAGGGGAGGGAGGAGGAGAAGTAGTATCAGCAGAAATTTGGCCAAGGCGATGTTCATCGTGGAGAACCAACTCGTTAATTACGATACATGAAAATCTACTATTACATTCGGCAAGTATTTGCAAGAAATCTCTTGATCGGAGCGCGATAACTGTTGTCTTGTGTGGAAAGGCAGAGCTACTTGACCTTGACGTGAAATCTGATGTCGCTATAATAGGCTGCCTTAGATTCGGCTCATCCATCCTTGGAAGTGACAAATGGAAAAACGGAAATTTTCTCGCGTAACCTTCAGCCTGAAGGCGTTCGTCAACAGCAGGAACATCTCCATCAAAGGGGATGTGGAGAACCTAAGTCTCAAGGGTGCGTTCATTCGGACCGATACGAAGCTGGAACCTGGCCTCCCCGTGGAGGTGACGCTTTACCTGCCCGGAACGACCAATCCTCTGGACATCTCTGTAAATATTACCGGGACGGTGCTTCGGGTGGAGGAGACGGGACTGGTTCTTCAGTTCAGGGAGATGGATGTCGATTCATTTA from Geobacter sp. DSM 9736 includes the following:
- the nuoL gene encoding NADH-quinone oxidoreductase subunit L produces the protein MFDNVWLIPLFPLIGFLINGLFGKKIKEEKVIGGIGALMVFCSFIVASMTLLKMISLPATDRVHNVKLFTWIKAGTFQADIAFLIDPLSCIMLMVVTGVGFLIHVYSIGYMHGEEGFYRFFAYLNLFTFSMLLLVMGNNLLLMFVGWEGVGLCSYLLIGYYFHKKSAGDAGKKAFVMNRVGDFGFLLGLFTLFWYLGQNHGIWTIEFTELGKHAALLPVGGVVTVVTLFFFLGATGKSAQIPLYTWLPDAMEGPTPVSALIHAATMVTAGVYMIGRMNFLFIKAPETMVVVAVVGACTAFFAATIGTAQNDIKRVLAYSTVSQLGYMFLAMGVGAFAAGIFHLMTHAFFKACLFLGSGAVIHSMHHALHHAHSHDDPQDMRNMGGLKSKMPMTFLTFLLATIAIAGIPGFSGFFSKDEILWQAFANPHHGQLNFVLWGLGAVAAGMTAFYMFRLVFMTFFGECRINPKAKDHLHESPMVIVFPLIVLAILSVIGGYIGVPKILGDVLGGIPNYFEHWLAPVFAFSTEYVSAHAHGAHPSHAVEWGLMGLSVVIAVVGIAIAFALYVMSPSIPAKFTAAFPGLYRAVYNKWYIDELYDFVFVNPCKSFGNFLWKGFDVVVIDGIVDGVGKFVMAVSAAIKSLQSGYVHNYAMSMALGAVVIVAFYIFR
- a CDS encoding NADH-quinone oxidoreductase subunit M translates to MNETIISLMTFLPLLGVLLLLFVPKNSHGLLRGLALAITAVTFVVSLPLVTGFVSNAEYQFVQNVPWIQAGPFKMNYHVGIDGISLWLVILTTFIMPIAVLSTWTAVETKVKEYMICLLLLEVGMLGAFVSLDLFLFYIFWELMLIPMYFIIGIWGGKQKIYAAVKFFIYTMAGSVLMLVAIIALYFMGLQAGLTDFTIANFYTLPIDPSIQVWMFLAFAFAFAIKVPLFPVHTWLPLAHTEAPTAGSVILAAILLKMGTYGYVRFAMPLFPDAAERFTPLIATLAVIGIIYAALVAMVQDDVKKLVAYSSVAHLGFVMLGIFALNQQGVAGGMLQMLNHGISTGALFLIVGFIYERRHTRLIADFGGLSKQMPIFATIFMIVTLSSIGLPGTNGFVGEFLVLIGAYESNLRWYAIIATSGVILSAVYMLWMFQRVMFGELNNPKNQKLTDLNSREIAIMVPLLVLIFVMGVYPNPFIDRMAPSIDKMIQQSKAKKVALVAPPATPAPQEIPAVQPLEHK
- a CDS encoding NADH-quinone oxidoreductase subunit N, giving the protein METFAMPAINFAAVMPETILSVFAMILLLINVFVPSEQKAYLGYLSLIGIVISFYSVVSGWGNPQQGFNGAVLQDNFALFFKGIVLISGALSILISDQYMKREECNWGELYPLVLLSTAGMMLMASGTDLMTIFLGLEVLSVSLYVLAGFNRNSLRSNEAGLKYFLLGAFSTGFLLYGMALTYGATGTTKIANIASFIAQNAGVTANPMLLVGMLLMAVGFSFKIAAAPFHMWTPDVYEGAPTPMTAFMSVGPKAAGFAAFVRVFVVALPSFRADWTDLLWILAVLTMTVGNITALYQNNIKRVLAYSSIAHAGYVLVGFVAGNAVGTAGIMFYMLTYAFMNIGAFAIIVLVGKKGEPNNNVSDYTGFGFKHPVLAVCMSIFLFSLAGIPPAAGFVGKFYLFSGAIQAGYIWLAVIGVLNSAASVYYYLRIMVFMYMKEPEEEFDWLQVTPGIALCLIVAVIGVLVPGVIPSFLLELAQKAALL
- a CDS encoding EAL and HDOD domain-containing protein, whose translation is MKAHDFSNNLFLGRQPILDAELNLVAYELLFRSSDSLSADVTDEVQACAHVIVHTLSDFGLSDALGKKKGYINLTQQILMADVLDLLPKEQVVIELLESIRPTPIVVSRCRELKRKGFTLALDDHVYDPEFEPLYELVDIIKVDLLKSPSNQIIGMLEKWREWPLTLLAEKVETHEQLSFCRNVGFQMFQGYFFAKPTVIQQRTLDTATLTLMRLMDQVLADADSSEIEETFKQHPELIYNLLRLVNSVYLGMRGKIKTVRHALAILGRDHLKRWLMLCLYALNSNKGIFASPLMELAAVRGKFMENIVRAIPAWGRDKDSADRAFMTGVLSLIDVLLNVRMEEVVGQCNIADEMRDALLHRTGVLGQLLIVSEHLEQSRTEELDKLLEELSLSRAECSNAQLDAVKWANRTLLK